Within the Miscanthus floridulus cultivar M001 chromosome 17, ASM1932011v1, whole genome shotgun sequence genome, the region GGAGGTGTTTTTTTGCCTGTCGGACTGTAGGCCGGCCCAGCACGGTGAAAATGGCCGTGCCCAacgggcggcacggcacggccaaatggcccacgggccgtgccttgggccgaaggccaggcacGAGCACGGTGCAGGCACGGCCCGACAGGCACGGCGGCCCGTTGAGGCACGACACTGTTccgggccggcacggcccgatggccaTGTATAATGCCTACTAATAAATTTCAAACATTGACCATCTTATTTTAAAATGCGCCCAATATTGTGGCAAAAACAAGCCCACTTGGACACCATATTGATGAGTCACTGGAAGTCAGCGTGACAATAGTTAAGTTGCAAGATGGTAGGATTAAGTGAAACCTACTTGTAAAATAGCATGCCAAAAATGCTTTTTCATGATACTTAACTGTAAACTAACAAATATTAACACTTACCTTTCTATTATAGGTTTCAAGAAAGGAAGCACCTTCACGATCTCTTCTAGGTTTGCCAACGATTGGACAATAGCAATTGGTATCATGAAGAAAAAGGTCAGAAAGAAGAAGGCAACAGCTACAATAAGCCTCCTAACTGAGAGCTCAACAAAAGGGATTGCGAGATTAGCCCAGAAAATATCACGAGGTTCTGGAGCCCACTCAGTTAACCACACGGTCGGATTACTTGTCTGCTGTGTTTGAGCACAAACCGCAGCCCCCCACTGTGTTTTGAAAGACACAAATGCTGCTGGCATGATATAGTTTGGATCAGTGATCACCTTTTGCCTCTCCTCGTCCTCCTGCAATGCATGTGAAAATGTTGTATAAATGGTATCTAGTAAATTGGTTGTAGAATTGAAGGAAGCAAGGAGTACTATAAATGGTATCAAGTAAATTGGTTGTAGAATTGAAGGAAGCAAGGAGGGTTCCTGACAGTCTGACGATAGTATCAACTGATGAAGAGGTGGTTGTTGCTTTAGTATACCTGTTTACATAAATCCTCAATTTCTTTTTGGTAGTATTCTATAGCATCCACTCTTTGTCCCCAAAGACCCCACAGTCCTGTCTGTAAGAAATTTACTGGAgttataccacttgcaatcttTTATGTATCCATTGAAATTGCATTTTAGATGGCAAAAGTCGTTCAGtgcaagagaaaaaaaaaagccaTTCAGTGCAAGAGAATGTCTGAAACAGAGAAGTTGTACCTTTATTTTTGGCCTTTTTGCAGGgtttttagcatgcttgttttcgTAGTAGATTAACCAGTTTTGCAGTCCTTTTTTCTTCTCAACCAAGCCAGAAAGGTGGTTTGCATTGTATACAATCTGTTGACCAGATTTATAAAGTTACTCTAGAAGCAAAATTTGAACTGGAATGGACATGTGATCTCTCATTCAAAAAAGAACAAGACAGGAAAAGAAGCAACTCTTTCTGCATGAGTTGAAGAGTTAAGAAGTACAATCAAAGAAGAAACCCAAATATAaacaattatttatttatttatttattttctaatTGCCTGATCATATAAATCATCATGACAGTACTACAGTACACATAATCAAATGAAAGTTATAACCTGGTGACTAAGGTAATGATCACGGTGATTCACAGCAAAGAAGTGCTCAACGTGCTCACTAACTGATTCATCTGGGTCTGGAGGTACATTTCGCACAAGAACCTAAATAAATAAGAAAAGGGTCAGGACTTAGGAGTGGCAATTAGGAAATTTTACAGTTCAACAAGTTTCCTGAAATAAATAATGTTTTCATTGAATAGGACGCAGACTTAACAAATAAATATAGTAAAACTGACACGTTTACTGAAACTGTAAGGATAGAACATTTACTGTGTATTGATCAGGTCGACGATTTTGATTAGCAAGGAAGCGCAACCTCATCGTTGTCACAACCTTATACTCGTGATACAACACAAAGAACGTCCAAAATGTAAACACATAGGACATCGCTATGTGTGCCCAAAACCTATGAAAATAGTTCAAGAATTCAGTAGATATATCTCTTCACTCAAAAAGACAAAATAGAAAATTTATCTGACTATGCGAAGTAATAGGAGAAATGAAAGAATATGTCAATCCTCAACTACATAAATGCACAGATGCTTGAAAAAAAAATTGAAGATATCAGAAATGATTGTGTTTCTTTTGATCATAATCTTACAATTGCAGTCAATCTTTTTGTGTTCTAATTAAGACTCTATGCTAATCTCCAACAAGACTGAGAAAATGGATATAAGATATCTGAAAATGAGAGGTTAGAACAAGCCCAATCGAATGGAGTGTATCATGCAGCACAAAACTATCTCGATAAAAAGGAGGCATGCTCAATTCTAGCATTGCAAGATGCACTAAACAGCACATATCATAAGCAAGTAGTAGAATTAGTTCACACCTTTTTGAACCTTTTCCTAGATTTGATATTGAAAGCTTGTCAATTTCGTCATAACTTAGTCCCTTTTCATTTTCCAATGTTCCACTAGTCCAATTGACAGGAACTAGAACAGAAAATGCTAGCAGAGCAATTGGCACAAATATTTTTAAACTGCAAATGAAGAACATAATTCAGCATCAGGAAATATAATGTACTAATGCTATAAATATACTGATTTTCCAGTGTATATATATGTTCCAACAAGTCAAATGATCATGTTCTAACATCAAGCTGGCAGTCTAAATAATTATTTTTTAACTTTAAAGACATGAAACTAAAAACAATCATGCAATGTGAAAATTGAGAAACACGAATATCATGCTCACCCAAGAAGATAAATGCGGGCATATACCGCAGAGTCTAGTCCCGCATGCTCAATAAGTTCAGGTTCTGGCATTTTCAGTGCTGCAGGCATCCAGTTTAGAAACCGGATATATGTTGACAAATCTGCATTCACAAACTTCGAGAAAACAGTTCCCAATTGCCTTGGGCTGCTTCTTGTCCCTTTGAGGTACCATTTTGGAAAGTATACCCGATCGTTAATAGGCTGTATCCTCAGAACAGCAAATGCAAGAAGGAAACCCACTGCAGATAGTATGTTTAGTCCCGCAGAAACTCCAATATCAGTGAGGGAACCCATATCTCTATTATGGGATTCACTACTGAATAAGCATCATAGAGTAGTATTAGCAAGCTGTTGAAGCAAAAGGCTGCATATAAACAAACAAACAGTCAAGAGAAGTAGGACATTGACATTTGCAATAATAAATATGTCCGCTGGTTGGTCCATCAAATGAAACTAGGTCATAGATTAGGTTCTTGTTAACACAACAATAGTTAGTGTCAAGGCCCTTGATCAATGCTCTGAAGATGAAGGAGAATATATAAAAGGCACGGCAGAAGCTAGGTATCATATATATAGAGGCCATAGAACCAGTGGCGGAGCTAGTAAATTC harbors:
- the LOC136517255 gene encoding CSC1-like protein At4g02900, with product MGSLTDIGVSAGLNILSAVGFLLAFAVLRIQPINDRVYFPKWYLKGTRSSPRQLGTVFSKFVNADLSTYIRFLNWMPAALKMPEPELIEHAGLDSAVYARIYLLGLKIFVPIALLAFSVLVPVNWTSGTLENEKGLSYDEIDKLSISNLGKGSKRFWAHIAMSYVFTFWTFFVLYHEYKVVTTMRLRFLANQNRRPDQYTVLVRNVPPDPDESVSEHVEHFFAVNHRDHYLSHQIVYNANHLSGLVEKKKGLQNWLIYYENKHAKNPAKRPKIKTGLWGLWGQRVDAIEYYQKEIEDLCKQEDEERQKVITDPNYIMPAAFVSFKTQWGAAVCAQTQQTSNPTVWLTEWAPEPRDIFWANLAIPFVELSVRRLIVAVAFFFLTFFFMIPIAIVQSLANLEEIVKVLPFLKPIIERNSLQAVIQGFLPGIVLKIFLILLPTILMAMSKIEGHTSLSGLDRKTAMKYYIFLFVNVFLGSVITGTAFQQLDNFIHQSANKIPEVIGESIPMKATFFMTYIMVDGWSGIAAEVLRLKALVIFHIKNAFLVRTEHDREQAMDPGSLDFYNSEPRLQLYFLLGLVYAVVTPMLLPFIIVFFSLAYLVFRHQIINVYSQHYESGAQFWPDVHMRLIIALIVSQILLLGLLSTQEAEKSTVALLPLPVLSIWFHYVCKGRFEPAFVKFPLQDAMVKDTLERAHDPTLNLREYLKGAYVHPVFQKNDIYKVVAMDEEEKNPIVVTKRQSRTNTPGGSKFNSSSGGTNEGEFSRVPPT